The DNA sequence ACCGCTTTTATAATTAAACACCAAAGAAAATTTCAGGTTTTAATCTAAGCATTAAACAATATGCAGCCAAACTAGCTTGCTCTCTTGTATAGTTTCTATTGCCTTGTATATGAATGCATTCTTGTAAAAAGGTTCCATCTTTATACATAGCTCCTATGTAGATGGTGCCTGCTTTGGTATTTTTATCATTTTCTTCTCCAGCTACCCCACTAAGCGCTAAAGCAAAATCACAATTTGTGGTTTTAAAAACCCCTTTTAACATAAAATAAATACAACGATCAGAATATTCCCCAACACTTTCTAAAGTATCATTGCTCACCCCAAGCCAAGAATTTTTTAAACGATTAGAATAAGTGATCAAAGAACCCTCAAACACATTAGAAATTCCTGAATTTTCAGCAAATTTTGAAGCACAAAGTCCTGCGGTACAACTTTCTGCAAAGGAAATTTTTAAGTTTTTTTCTAAAAGTTTTTTGGCTATAAATTTAATAGGATCGTTTCCTAAAAATACTTTTCCTGCAAAAAGTTTGAAAACCCCTTTTAAAAAGCCTTCTAGTTTTCCATATTGACTAGCGCTTGCTCTAATACAAATAAGATTATCTAATAATGCACTTGAGCAAGTTTGAATTTCAAAAGAAGTAGTAAGTGTGCTAAGTAAGATATTTGCACTCATTTCATCTATATCTAAAAGACAAAAATACGCATAGTCAAGTTCAGGATTTTGCAAAATCAAAGGTAATTTTTGCTCTATATTTATATTTAATAAATTAATATGGCATTGCTCAAAAGAACTTAAAAAGGAATTTTTTTCACGCAAAGCTTTTGAAGGTACTAGGGTATCATTTTCTAAGATTAAAACATCATCATTTAAGGTTGCTATGATTTTAGCTATGGTTGCATAGTATTCGCTAATGCTAAAAATGGTTATATAGCTATATTCTTTAGAAAGTTTTTCAAGTAAAAAAGGAAGTTCTTTGTCAGGTTTGTTTATAAATTTTAACTCATGAAGCTCTAAAAACTGCTTTTTGTATTCTTCTTGTATATAACGCATATAATTTTCATTAATAATAATTTCATTGCCTATAATGATGATGAGATGTTTCATGATTTTCCTTTTTTTATTGCGATTATAACAAAAAAATAAGTGCAAATTAAAAGTATTTTAAGTAGAATTTACTATTTTTAAATTTTTCAAGGTGGATTATATGGATTATAAAGATACGCTATTGCTTCCAAATACGACTTTTGCAATGCGTGCAAATTTAGCAGAGCTTGAGCCTAAGCGTTTTAGTAAGTGGTTTGAAAACAACTATGCTTATGAAAAAATGAAACAAAAAAGACAAGGAATAAGCGAGAGTTTTACTTTACATGATGGCCCTCCTTATGCTAATGGACATTTGCATATTGGCCATGCTTTAAATAAAATTTTAAAAGATATCATCATTAAAATGCATTATTTTCAAGGTAAAAAAGTGCGTTTTACTCCTGGTTGGGATTGTCATGGTTTACCGATAGAACAGCAAGTTGAAGTTAAACTTAAAGATAAAAAGCAAAGTTTAAGCAAAAAAGAAATTCGTGAGTTTTGTAGAGAGCATGCGAGAGAATTTGTAAATATCCAAAGAGATGAATTTAAGTCTTTGGGTGTGATTGCTGATTGGGATGAGCCATACTTGACTATGAAAAATGCTTTTGAGGCAGATATTTACAAAGCTTTATGTAAAATCGCTAAAAAAGGACTTTTGCTAGAAAGAAGTAAGCCTGTTTTTTGGAGTTGGGCTGCTAAGAGTGCATTAGCAGAAGCTGAAGTAGAGTATGAAGACAAAGAAGATTATTCTATTTTTGTAGCTTTTGAGCTTGATAAAACTTCCCTTGAAAAGCTAGGTGTAAAAAAAGCTAAAGCAGTCATTTGGACTACCACGCCTTGGACTTTACCGGCAAATCAAGCTATATCTTTAAATCCAAATGAAAAATATGTTATCACTGAAGAAGGTTATATTTTTGCTAAAGCCTTGCTTGAAAATATGATTAATAAAAACTTCACTCAAGGAAAAATTCAAAAAGAACTTTTAGGTTCTGAATTTGAAAATTTAAGTGCTATTAATCCACTCAATCAAAGAAAATCCACTCTTATTTTAGGCGATCATGTTTTAATGGAAGGTGGAACAGGGCTTGTACATACTGCACCGGGTCATGGTGAGGATGATTATTATGTGTGCTTAAAATATGGCATTGAAGTGATTATGCCAGTAGATGATGGTGGGTGTTATGATGAAACACTAAGAGCTAAAGGGCTTTTGCCAGAGCATTTATTAAATGAGTTTATAGGACTTCATATTTTTAAAGCAAATGAGCGTATTTTAGAATTGCTTGGCGAAGCTTTGCTTGAAAGTTCTAAATTTATACATTCTTATCCATTTTGTTGGAGAACACATAAACCGGTTATTTATAGAGCTACAAAACAATGGTTTATCTTAATGGATGAGAAAAAATTAGATGGAAAATCTTTAAGAGAGCTAGCACTAGAGCAATTAAATAATGTGAAATTTTACCCAGAAAGTGGGGTAAAAAGACTTAGTTCTATGATAGAAAATCGCCCTGATTGGTGTATATCAAGACAAAGAGATTGGGGTGTGCCTATCGCATTTTTTAGAGATAAAAACACCAAAGAAGTGATTTTTGATGATGATGTTTTAGATCATTTAGTGGGAATTTTTGAAGCAAATGGAGCTGATGCGTGGTGGGATTTAGAAATAAAAGATTTATTATCGCCAAATAGCAAATATGATCCAAATAATTTAGAAAAAGTTTATGATATTTTAGATGTTTGGTTTGATAGTGGTAGCACTTGGGAAGCAGTATTAAACTCAGCAAGATATGATGCAGGAGAATATCAAGCTTCAATGTATCTTGAAGGAAGTGACCAGCACCGTGGATGGTTTCAAAGCTCACTTTTAATTTCTACTGCTATCAATCACAAAACCCCATATAAAAATATACTTACTCATGGCTTTACCGTAGATGAAAAGGGTCAAAAAATGAGTAAATCTAAGGGTAATGTGATTTTACCTCAAAATGTAGCTAAAAATTATGGGGTAGAAATTTTAAGACTTTGGATAATGCTTAGTGATTATTCAACAGACTTAAAAATTTCAGATAATATCTTAAAACAAGTAAGCGAGCAGTATAGAAAGATAAGAAATACTATAAGATTTTTACTTGCAAATACTAATGATATGGAATTTTTAGAAACAAAAAATTTCACACTTTTAGATAAGTGGATTTTAATGCGTGCAAAAGTTGCTTTTGAAGCATGTGAAGTTGCTTTTGAAAAATATGAATTTGCAAAAGGCTTTAGTGTGCTTTTAAATTTCTTAAGTGCGGATTTAAGTGGAATTTATTTAGATGTGTGCAAAGATAGATTGTATTGTAATGCAAAAGATGATACAAAAAGAGTAAGCGCGCAAAGTGCTATGGTGCTAATAGCTAGAAAACTTTTCACGCTTTTAGCTCCAAGTTTAACTTACACTATAGATGAAGCTTTAGAACATGCAAATGTGGCTATTAAAGAAAATGCTAAAGATGTGTTTGATTTGGTGTTAAAAAATGGCTTTGATTATGAGTATAAAATCGAAGATGATTTATTTATAAAATCAAGAGAAAAATTCTTTGAGCTTGTTGATGTATTAAAAAAAGACAAAATCATCAAATCAACCTTAGAGTTAAGCTTGCAAACAAGCGCAAATGAGCTTTTGAGTGAAGATATTGAAGAAGTAGCTGATTGGTTTATGGTAAGCTCGATAGAAAGCTTAGATGATAAAGAAACTTTGAGTGAGTTTAAAATAGATGATCATAGTTTTAAAATCGTGCGTTCTTTATTGCACAAATGTCCAAGATGTTGGAAATTTTTAGCAAAAGAAGAAGAATGTTTATGTCCAAGATGTAATAGCGTGGAAAAAGCAAAAAATGTTTGAGCAAGCTTTACCTTTTAGCGTGGTGGTGAT is a window from the Campylobacter lari genome containing:
- the ileS gene encoding isoleucine--tRNA ligase, yielding MDYKDTLLLPNTTFAMRANLAELEPKRFSKWFENNYAYEKMKQKRQGISESFTLHDGPPYANGHLHIGHALNKILKDIIIKMHYFQGKKVRFTPGWDCHGLPIEQQVEVKLKDKKQSLSKKEIREFCREHAREFVNIQRDEFKSLGVIADWDEPYLTMKNAFEADIYKALCKIAKKGLLLERSKPVFWSWAAKSALAEAEVEYEDKEDYSIFVAFELDKTSLEKLGVKKAKAVIWTTTPWTLPANQAISLNPNEKYVITEEGYIFAKALLENMINKNFTQGKIQKELLGSEFENLSAINPLNQRKSTLILGDHVLMEGGTGLVHTAPGHGEDDYYVCLKYGIEVIMPVDDGGCYDETLRAKGLLPEHLLNEFIGLHIFKANERILELLGEALLESSKFIHSYPFCWRTHKPVIYRATKQWFILMDEKKLDGKSLRELALEQLNNVKFYPESGVKRLSSMIENRPDWCISRQRDWGVPIAFFRDKNTKEVIFDDDVLDHLVGIFEANGADAWWDLEIKDLLSPNSKYDPNNLEKVYDILDVWFDSGSTWEAVLNSARYDAGEYQASMYLEGSDQHRGWFQSSLLISTAINHKTPYKNILTHGFTVDEKGQKMSKSKGNVILPQNVAKNYGVEILRLWIMLSDYSTDLKISDNILKQVSEQYRKIRNTIRFLLANTNDMEFLETKNFTLLDKWILMRAKVAFEACEVAFEKYEFAKGFSVLLNFLSADLSGIYLDVCKDRLYCNAKDDTKRVSAQSAMVLIARKLFTLLAPSLTYTIDEALEHANVAIKENAKDVFDLVLKNGFDYEYKIEDDLFIKSREKFFELVDVLKKDKIIKSTLELSLQTSANELLSEDIEEVADWFMVSSIESLDDKETLSEFKIDDHSFKIVRSLLHKCPRCWKFLAKEEECLCPRCNSVEKAKNV
- a CDS encoding CinA family protein, with the translated sequence MKHLIIIIGNEIIINENYMRYIQEEYKKQFLELHELKFINKPDKELPFLLEKLSKEYSYITIFSISEYYATIAKIIATLNDDVLILENDTLVPSKALREKNSFLSSFEQCHINLLNINIEQKLPLILQNPELDYAYFCLLDIDEMSANILLSTLTTSFEIQTCSSALLDNLICIRASASQYGKLEGFLKGVFKLFAGKVFLGNDPIKFIAKKLLEKNLKISFAESCTAGLCASKFAENSGISNVFEGSLITYSNRLKNSWLGVSNDTLESVGEYSDRCIYFMLKGVFKTTNCDFALALSGVAGEENDKNTKAGTIYIGAMYKDGTFLQECIHIQGNRNYTREQASLAAYCLMLRLKPEIFFGV